The following are encoded in a window of Spea bombifrons isolate aSpeBom1 chromosome 2, aSpeBom1.2.pri, whole genome shotgun sequence genomic DNA:
- the MRPS23 gene encoding 28S ribosomal protein S23, mitochondrial, whose translation MAGSRLEKLGTVFTRVRDLLRAGVIKPNEKPVWFDVYAAFPPKREPLYEKPPKRMRHPPDNVPVILYQEDVIRAKFYEAYGNGPKMFELSRTNFKSTCQRFVDKYNELQKLGEQDEDKLFEEAGKALLAEGIILRRKGVPMVTHQQSLTTGIQDPVPDMNLKNMPKETQEESSKL comes from the exons ATGGCTGGGAGCAGGTTGGAGAAATTGGGGACTGTCTTCACCAG AGTACGAGATCTGCTGCGTGCAGGTGTAATCAAACCAAATGAGAAACCCGTGTGGTTTGATGTGTATGCTGCTTTTCCACCAAAAAGAGAACCATTGTATGAAAAGCCACCAAAGCGAATGCGACACCCTCCCGACAATGTGCCTGTCATTCTCTACCAGGAGGATGTAATTCGAGC TAAATTCTATGAGGCCTATGGCAATGGCCCCAAGATGTTTGAATTGTCGCGAACAAATTTCAAATCGACATGCCAGAG GTTTGTAGATAAATACAACGAACTTCAGAAGCTAGGTGAACAAGAtgaagacaagctgtttgaggaggCAGGGAAAGCACTGTTGGCTGAAGGCATCATTTTAAGAAGAAAAGGAGTTCCTATG GTAACACATCAACAATCGCTAACAACTGGCATTCAGGATCCAGTACCTGATATGAACCTCAAAAATATGCCAAAAGAAACACAGGAAGAATCATCAAAACTCTGA